The proteins below are encoded in one region of Paracoccus sp. N5:
- a CDS encoding SUMF1/EgtB/PvdO family nonheme iron enzyme produces MPSPRPEPEPTTPQVLTRALDWDAAVRRLRAAGWSPLDPPVDPGPVAWRNGGATLWLLRDLATRNLVLRHGRGTFVPAGLAFMPPGEIIGLARSADALDRLAALQAAEGADPHIAAVCALALVADPEPVIAERALALLDRPGAGLSPTNAAAALFALPGWRREKLQAMRWWMRDRPAEPARVEGALARALTDPDWEIAVTAMLAAGSLRLPPLAGAVARTRLPETKSEGVTHDEARMILAVRDAVLVRLGGPAGKALPPGVEAMLDGDPDRLPPGLRDTAAALSQPLPVGTPPQPAPGVIFGPAGPALADGALLTWVPPGTYRLGTALAPRGTVPNPPHRVTLERGFYIDSLPRAAVPLAAAQAEAARLGGRLPTPDQWEMAARGADGRRYPWGMNAANPVDLSPLGLSGLIRGPGEWLDPGPDEPPLIAGGAASPVPANRRPALASESRSHRLIFVL; encoded by the coding sequence ATGCCCAGCCCGCGCCCCGAACCGGAACCGACGACCCCGCAGGTGCTGACGCGCGCCCTGGATTGGGACGCGGCCGTCCGGCGCCTGCGGGCCGCGGGCTGGTCGCCCTTGGACCCGCCGGTCGATCCGGGCCCGGTTGCGTGGCGCAACGGCGGCGCCACGCTGTGGCTGCTGCGCGACCTCGCGACCCGCAACCTGGTCCTGCGCCATGGCCGGGGCACCTTCGTTCCGGCCGGCCTCGCCTTCATGCCGCCGGGCGAGATCATTGGTCTTGCCCGCTCGGCGGATGCCCTGGACCGGCTGGCGGCCTTGCAGGCGGCCGAGGGTGCCGACCCGCATATCGCCGCGGTCTGCGCCCTGGCGCTGGTCGCGGATCCGGAACCGGTGATCGCCGAGCGGGCCCTGGCCTTGCTCGACCGTCCTGGCGCGGGTTTGTCGCCCACGAATGCGGCAGCCGCGCTGTTCGCGCTTCCCGGCTGGCGCCGCGAAAAGCTCCAGGCCATGCGCTGGTGGATGCGCGACCGCCCGGCCGAGCCGGCCCGGGTCGAAGGCGCCCTGGCCCGTGCGCTGACCGACCCCGATTGGGAGATCGCCGTCACCGCGATGCTGGCCGCCGGCAGCTTGCGCCTGCCCCCTCTTGCCGGCGCCGTCGCCCGCACCCGCCTGCCCGAGACGAAATCCGAGGGCGTGACCCATGACGAGGCGCGCATGATCCTCGCCGTGCGCGATGCCGTGCTGGTGCGCCTCGGCGGACCGGCGGGCAAGGCGCTTCCGCCCGGCGTCGAGGCGATGCTGGATGGCGATCCCGACCGCCTGCCACCGGGCCTGCGCGACACGGCCGCGGCGCTGAGCCAGCCGCTGCCGGTCGGCACCCCGCCGCAACCGGCGCCGGGCGTGATCTTCGGCCCCGCCGGGCCGGCCCTTGCCGATGGCGCCCTGCTGACCTGGGTGCCGCCCGGCACCTACCGGCTCGGCACGGCGCTGGCGCCGCGCGGCACCGTGCCGAACCCGCCGCATCGGGTGACGCTCGAGCGCGGCTTCTATATCGACAGCCTGCCGCGCGCCGCCGTTCCCCTGGCCGCCGCGCAGGCCGAGGCGGCCCGGCTGGGTGGACGCCTGCCGACGCCCGACCAATGGGAAATGGCCGCGCGCGGCGCGGACGGCCGGCGCTATCCCTGGGGCATGAATGCCGCAAACCCCGTCGACCTTTCGCCCCTGGGCCTGTCCGGCCTGATCCGCGGCCCCGGCGAATGGCTGGACCCCGGCCCCGATGAGCCGCCCCTGATCGCCGGCGGAGCGGCATCGCCGGTGCCGGCCAACCGGCGGCCTGCCCTGGCGTCAGAATCTCGAAGCCACCGGTTGATCTTCGTGTTATGA
- a CDS encoding response regulator transcription factor: MDGRALERVDSVLVDVRASQSGDPAAGVRATFAAARGKPVVALGLDRDECALLASVEAGAAACVTVDQSIDDLVTIIQATLRGDLVCPPRISRLLQEHLLQISLREREVQRLTKLSSREYQILALLTDSLSNKLIARQLGLEVPTIKNHVHNIIVKLNVQNRVEAAAMLRGAGEAMAAK, encoded by the coding sequence ATGGATGGCCGCGCGCTGGAACGGGTCGATTCCGTGCTCGTCGATGTCCGTGCCAGCCAGTCCGGCGACCCGGCGGCAGGCGTCCGGGCCACCTTTGCCGCCGCCCGGGGCAAGCCGGTCGTGGCGCTGGGGCTGGACCGGGACGAATGTGCGCTGCTGGCCTCGGTCGAGGCCGGCGCGGCGGCCTGCGTCACGGTCGACCAGTCGATCGACGATCTGGTGACCATCATCCAGGCCACGCTGCGGGGCGACCTGGTCTGCCCGCCCCGGATCAGCCGGTTGCTGCAGGAACACCTTCTGCAGATCTCGCTGCGCGAACGCGAGGTGCAGCGGCTGACCAAGCTTTCAAGCCGCGAATATCAGATCCTGGCGCTTCTGACCGACAGCCTGTCGAACAAGCTGATCGCGCGCCAGCTTGGCCTCGAGGTCCCGACCATCAAGAACCATGTGCACAACATCATCGTGAAGCTGAACGTCCAGAACCGGGTCGAGGCGGCGGCGATGCTGCGCGGCGCCGGCGAGGCGATGGCGGCGAAATAG
- a CDS encoding SdrD B-like domain-containing protein yields the protein MFRIFTHREFPFHRALFGHLVSILLGCWLLAFASQAAVAQSVDWVVNIDDSGSDPSPAGGLVDYTIRIANDGLSPAPATTLGLDVPSGTVLEATTGAIAGCAPLPATGPQTVSCSVPALAADAHASVTAQLRTSAQGTIGFTASIPTGMGGAVDGQPGNNAVTENTSLTAGADMALTLSGPDNAPSGAVVTYSFAARNNGPDPVSNLTLGFAVPAGLANVVPPPSAGCTLSAGTYSCPIAGPVAAGMTVTRSFQAQVVRASGLTVTPAASIGGGSVPDPVPANDSTQKNTRIEPGSDLSISKSRAPGGIILVGQQVTFTLTPRYSGDSPQGIVVTDTLPANYSLVSYNAPGWSVTTSGQTVTATRAAGSGAGANLALGPITIVARADAAGNVSNTAQIASAAPDDPNPANNGASDGGVTIQAPQVDLRANKSGPSPALYVVGQSYNFAISTTNIGNAAFTGTLRMTDQLPAGLRVTHAALNGWSCTALPVTGPAALSCQRDYAAAAPLGVNGTTPAVTLTAEVTQAGAQPNGLTVGSPDLPDESNTGNNSTTYAGTAVLAANSADLRVIKTANLAAVPSGDPIQFTVEIVNDGPATATGVTVSDALTGLLNSSAGPNNGFVGYAAVPGSASAPSCSTASNGSGRTASCAIATLPVCTAGSNCPRIIFTVRPGGNAGARTNTASAVSAGTPDPVPGNNLGSTGYVVTALADVSVSKTATPATPAVGQPFDYEIIARNLNSGLSRAENVTITDTLPAGLTFISATPGSGSCAVKPMADTAIGPGNDTVSCNLGAIAVNAQRSVTIRMRPDLGVQGGSVTNTVSVATTSPETETGNNSFSLNTTIADPQINLLVNMTDSVDPLPVGNDTVYRITVTNSGPLAATGVAVTHDLPGALAYLGHSLPGDGACGTVPTAGVPGGQLACSFPLLAAGDSRVIEVTARGLAKGVASSRVEVASAETRAGFEANLLDNVATQPTTLRTRADVELVSNTSDPATVNLRDPFDFRIELRNIAGTGLAEADDVVVTGTLPPGVELTGTPTVAMVSGTASLSSCTGMAGATGFTCNLGTMSPGAELRITASSRVISVAATGQVFTNTAGIATSSFEANTANNAGSGTVTVNASSLAGRVFRDFDNDAAAHGGDAGIGGLAVTLSGTAFDTTPVHRTATTAPDGSYVFAGLPAGHYSVSHATIGEADLQDGMTTAGSAGGTATADTISGIALPAATPATGYLFPKVPRARIGIAKSLSGGLAIHADGSFTAGFALIVQNPSLEALEQIEVTDPLAGAAPSFGSFAALASPATDPLAPGSYTIVAAPSGSCGGANGGFDGASNDSVASGFSLAAGAQCSLGFRIRVRPPGPLPPVQASGGRYENRAQAEGTGALSGQTRASNPALADGSNNGTTVQPGIASPTPLAPIFAPSIALVQTVDASALSTPPAKGDRLSYSLTVTNTGDVTLTNVTVAASGVAAVSGSPIAALAPGASQALTAVHELTQADLDSGEVVSTATAEGDAPDGGTVADVSGTDLSNDDPTVVSLSAAPAIALVKSAGVSALSVPAMRGDRISYDLTVTNTGNVTLTDVAVTDPMLGAIAGSPVAALAPGASRTLNADHKLTQADLDRGRVLNTAFAEGKAPDGSTVDDVSGTDATNDDPTETNLAARPAIALIKTADASALSAPAAVGEQIAYSLTVTNTGNVTLTNVAVTDPMLGAIAGSPVAALAPGASRTVTASHALTRADLDAGEVVNTATAEGEAPDGGRVTDVSGTDATNDDPTVVALTGRPAIALIKLADASRISTPAAVGDRITYSFAVVNTGSVALNDIALTDTMPGVELTGGPIAALAPGAVDSTSFTATYRLTQADIDAGEVRNSATVTGSADGGGLASDISGTTAGDDDPTVVPIAPAAGARLIKSLAGIEDANGNGIQDVGDVVRFGFKIGNTGNVALHVESIEDATATVSGGPSIIAPGMSDGGSFTASHVLTQADLDRGHVQNTAVVTGTAVRGDGSPIAGPGGAPLRISAGSDAGTDPEGRALPDPEATETRDGAGAADGDPGNDPTVVRLTRTAAVALIKRYAGFADANGNGVADAGDTLNFAFAVANTGNVALRIATIDDPAAAVSGGPVVLAPGETDSATFAATWLLGDQDMRRGHVQNAARVTGHAVTTEGLPIRDGKGLLGATDVSDTGTDPEGAALDDPQAVETPDGKGGTDGDPTNDPTVVTLGRPEVLLKITIAETPDLNGNGIFDAGDQIVYAFTVTNTGNVPLEEVTIDPDSPSLDMPGFSCRPIRLPVGGTAVLTCAGNRYTVTAADARQGQINLAATATGRSVAGVRAVSDATVVSPTMRAGGLTLTNSADRGTAVVGDLVGYVLDLANDAAGIGTTIDLVDTLPAGFSYRSGSATVGRTRVEPEIRGNRLTWRGLNLAAGESLRVRIEALVGGGVRPGSHASRAQAFSPATGRPVTPKATATIRVEVDAVLACATVIGRVFDDLDQDGYRNARPAAEGAEKGLPGVRLVAPNGLAVTTDRHGRFSLPCAALPRDIGANFMLKLDERTLPQGYRPTSENPRVVRLTPGMLTKMNFGASLSRVARVDLSARAFSGDDPRPELQDGLRRLVAEIAARPSVLRLRYRLDPGENRDDARARLHRVEAALRRLWPANGRFAPHIETVVETRPVGR from the coding sequence ATGTTCAGAATCTTCACTCATCGCGAGTTCCCCTTTCATCGGGCGCTTTTCGGCCATCTGGTGTCGATCCTGCTGGGCTGCTGGCTGCTGGCATTCGCATCCCAGGCTGCGGTTGCGCAGTCCGTCGACTGGGTCGTCAATATCGACGATTCGGGATCCGATCCTTCGCCGGCCGGCGGGCTTGTCGACTACACCATCCGCATCGCGAACGATGGCCTGAGCCCGGCCCCGGCGACCACGCTTGGCCTTGATGTCCCAAGCGGCACGGTGCTGGAGGCGACGACCGGCGCGATTGCCGGCTGCGCGCCGCTGCCGGCCACAGGCCCGCAGACGGTGTCCTGTTCGGTGCCGGCGCTGGCGGCGGATGCCCATGCGAGCGTCACCGCGCAGCTGCGGACCTCGGCGCAGGGGACGATCGGCTTCACCGCCTCGATTCCGACCGGCATGGGCGGGGCGGTCGACGGCCAGCCCGGCAACAACGCGGTTACCGAGAACACCAGCCTGACCGCCGGCGCCGACATGGCGCTGACGCTGAGCGGGCCCGACAATGCCCCGTCGGGTGCGGTCGTGACCTATAGTTTCGCCGCCAGGAACAATGGCCCCGATCCGGTCAGCAACCTGACGCTCGGCTTTGCCGTCCCTGCCGGCCTGGCGAATGTCGTGCCGCCGCCCTCGGCGGGCTGCACGCTGTCTGCGGGCACCTATAGCTGCCCGATTGCCGGGCCGGTCGCGGCCGGCATGACGGTGACGCGCAGCTTCCAGGCGCAGGTTGTGCGGGCCTCCGGCCTGACCGTCACGCCGGCGGCCAGCATCGGCGGCGGCTCGGTCCCCGATCCTGTTCCGGCCAACGACAGCACCCAGAAGAACACCAGGATCGAGCCGGGCAGCGATCTGTCCATCAGCAAGTCGCGCGCGCCGGGCGGCATCATCCTGGTCGGCCAGCAGGTCACCTTTACACTGACGCCACGCTATTCCGGCGACAGCCCGCAAGGCATCGTCGTGACCGATACGCTGCCTGCAAACTACAGCCTGGTATCCTACAACGCGCCGGGCTGGAGCGTGACCACCTCGGGCCAGACGGTGACGGCAACGCGGGCCGCCGGCAGCGGGGCAGGGGCCAATCTGGCCCTTGGCCCGATCACCATCGTCGCGCGGGCGGATGCGGCCGGCAATGTCAGCAACACGGCGCAGATTGCCTCGGCCGCGCCGGACGACCCCAACCCCGCCAACAACGGCGCCAGCGACGGCGGCGTGACCATCCAGGCGCCGCAGGTCGATCTGCGCGCGAACAAGAGCGGGCCCTCGCCGGCGCTCTATGTCGTGGGCCAGAGCTACAACTTCGCCATCAGCACCACCAATATCGGCAACGCGGCCTTCACGGGCACACTGCGCATGACCGACCAGCTGCCCGCCGGGCTGCGGGTGACGCATGCGGCGCTGAACGGCTGGAGCTGCACCGCCCTGCCGGTGACGGGGCCGGCGGCCCTGAGCTGTCAGCGGGACTATGCCGCCGCCGCGCCCCTGGGCGTGAACGGGACCACGCCGGCCGTCACGCTGACGGCAGAGGTGACGCAGGCCGGGGCGCAGCCGAACGGCCTGACGGTCGGCTCACCCGATCTGCCGGATGAGTCGAACACCGGCAACAACAGCACCACCTATGCCGGCACCGCGGTGCTTGCGGCCAACAGCGCCGATCTGCGGGTGATCAAGACCGCCAACCTGGCCGCGGTTCCTTCGGGTGATCCGATCCAGTTCACCGTCGAGATCGTCAATGACGGTCCCGCCACCGCCACCGGGGTCACGGTCTCGGATGCGCTGACCGGGCTTCTCAACAGCAGCGCGGGGCCGAACAACGGCTTTGTCGGCTATGCGGCGGTGCCGGGCAGCGCGTCGGCCCCGTCCTGCTCGACCGCCTCCAACGGTTCGGGCCGCACCGCCAGCTGCGCCATCGCGACCCTGCCGGTCTGCACGGCGGGCAGCAATTGCCCGCGCATCATCTTTACCGTCAGGCCCGGAGGCAATGCCGGCGCGCGCACGAACACGGCCAGCGCCGTCTCGGCCGGCACCCCCGATCCGGTGCCCGGCAACAATTTGGGCAGCACCGGCTATGTCGTCACCGCGCTGGCGGATGTCTCCGTCAGCAAGACCGCGACTCCGGCGACGCCCGCGGTGGGCCAGCCCTTCGACTATGAGATCATCGCGCGCAACCTCAACAGCGGGCTCTCGCGGGCCGAGAACGTGACCATCACCGATACGCTGCCTGCCGGGCTGACCTTCATCTCGGCCACGCCCGGCAGCGGAAGCTGCGCGGTCAAGCCGATGGCGGACACGGCCATCGGCCCCGGCAACGATACGGTCAGCTGCAACCTGGGCGCCATCGCCGTCAACGCGCAGCGCAGCGTCACCATCCGCATGCGGCCCGACCTGGGCGTGCAGGGCGGATCGGTGACCAACACCGTCAGCGTCGCGACCACCAGCCCGGAAACCGAGACCGGCAACAACAGCTTCTCGCTGAACACGACCATCGCCGACCCGCAGATCAACCTGCTGGTCAACATGACCGACAGCGTCGATCCGCTGCCGGTGGGCAACGACACGGTCTATCGCATCACTGTGACCAATTCCGGGCCCTTGGCCGCGACCGGCGTCGCGGTAACGCACGACCTGCCGGGCGCGCTCGCCTATCTCGGCCACAGCCTGCCCGGCGACGGCGCATGCGGCACGGTCCCCACGGCGGGCGTGCCGGGTGGGCAGCTGGCCTGCAGCTTTCCCCTGCTGGCGGCGGGCGACAGCCGGGTGATCGAGGTGACGGCGCGCGGGTTGGCGAAGGGCGTGGCGTCGAGCCGGGTCGAGGTGGCATCGGCCGAAACCCGGGCCGGATTCGAGGCGAACCTTCTGGACAATGTCGCGACCCAGCCGACCACGCTGCGCACCCGTGCGGATGTCGAGTTGGTGTCGAACACCTCGGATCCGGCCACGGTCAATCTGCGCGATCCGTTCGATTTCCGGATCGAGCTACGCAACATCGCCGGTACCGGCCTGGCCGAAGCCGATGACGTGGTCGTCACCGGCACCCTGCCCCCCGGGGTCGAACTGACCGGAACCCCGACCGTCGCCATGGTCAGCGGCACGGCAAGCCTGTCCTCCTGCACCGGCATGGCCGGCGCGACCGGCTTCACCTGCAATCTCGGGACGATGAGTCCCGGTGCCGAACTCCGCATCACCGCCTCCTCGCGGGTGATTTCCGTCGCGGCCACCGGGCAGGTCTTCACCAATACCGCCGGCATCGCGACCTCGTCCTTCGAGGCGAATACCGCCAACAATGCCGGATCCGGCACCGTCACGGTCAACGCCAGTTCCCTGGCCGGCCGCGTGTTCCGCGATTTTGACAATGATGCCGCGGCGCATGGCGGCGATGCCGGGATCGGCGGCCTTGCCGTCACGCTGAGCGGCACCGCCTTCGACACGACGCCGGTCCACCGGACGGCGACGACCGCGCCGGATGGAAGCTATGTCTTCGCAGGGCTTCCCGCAGGGCATTACAGCGTCAGCCACGCCACCATCGGCGAGGCGGACCTGCAAGACGGGATGACGACCGCAGGCAGTGCGGGCGGCACGGCGACCGCGGACACGATCAGCGGCATCGCGCTGCCCGCCGCGACGCCCGCGACCGGCTACCTGTTCCCGAAAGTGCCGCGGGCGCGCATCGGAATCGCGAAATCCCTCTCCGGCGGGCTGGCGATCCATGCCGATGGCAGCTTCACGGCGGGCTTCGCCCTGATCGTCCAGAACCCCTCGCTGGAGGCGCTGGAGCAGATCGAGGTCACCGACCCGCTGGCCGGCGCCGCGCCTTCCTTCGGCAGTTTCGCGGCGCTTGCCAGCCCGGCGACCGACCCGCTGGCGCCAGGCAGTTATACCATCGTCGCGGCCCCCTCGGGCAGTTGCGGCGGTGCGAACGGCGGCTTCGACGGAGCGTCGAACGACAGCGTGGCCAGCGGCTTCAGCCTTGCTGCCGGGGCGCAGTGCAGCCTCGGCTTCCGGATCCGCGTGCGTCCGCCGGGGCCGCTTCCCCCGGTTCAGGCATCGGGCGGCCGTTACGAGAACAGGGCGCAGGCCGAGGGCACCGGCGCGCTGTCGGGCCAGACCAGGGCAAGCAACCCCGCACTCGCCGACGGTTCCAACAACGGCACGACGGTTCAGCCGGGTATTGCCTCGCCGACGCCGCTGGCCCCGATCTTCGCACCGTCCATCGCGCTGGTGCAGACCGTCGATGCCTCGGCCCTCTCCACGCCGCCGGCAAAGGGTGACCGGCTCAGCTACAGCCTGACGGTGACGAATACCGGCGACGTGACGCTGACGAATGTCACCGTGGCGGCTTCCGGAGTGGCTGCGGTTTCGGGCAGTCCGATTGCCGCGCTCGCGCCGGGTGCGTCGCAGGCGCTGACGGCGGTCCATGAGTTGACGCAAGCGGATCTGGATTCCGGCGAGGTCGTCAGCACCGCGACCGCCGAGGGAGACGCCCCCGATGGCGGCACGGTGGCCGACGTTTCGGGGACGGATCTGAGCAATGACGATCCGACCGTGGTGTCGTTGAGCGCCGCGCCCGCGATTGCGCTGGTGAAAAGCGCCGGTGTCTCGGCCCTGTCCGTGCCGGCGATGCGGGGAGACCGGATCAGCTATGATCTGACGGTGACGAACACCGGCAACGTGACGCTGACGGATGTCGCCGTGACCGACCCGATGCTGGGTGCGATCGCGGGTAGCCCCGTGGCCGCGCTGGCGCCGGGCGCGTCGCGGACCCTGAACGCGGATCACAAACTGACTCAGGCCGATCTGGACCGGGGCAGGGTCCTCAACACCGCCTTCGCCGAAGGCAAGGCGCCCGATGGCAGCACGGTGGACGATGTTTCGGGAACCGATGCGACGAATGACGATCCGACGGAGACGAACCTGGCTGCCCGGCCGGCAATCGCGCTGATCAAGACGGCGGATGCCTCTGCGCTTTCCGCGCCGGCGGCGGTCGGCGAACAGATCGCCTACAGCCTGACGGTGACGAATACCGGCAACGTGACGCTGACGAATGTCGCCGTGACCGACCCGATGCTGGGTGCGATCGCGGGAAGCCCCGTGGCCGCGCTGGCGCCTGGCGCGTCGCGGACCGTGACGGCCAGCCATGCGCTGACTCGGGCGGATCTGGATGCGGGCGAGGTCGTCAATACCGCGACCGCCGAGGGCGAGGCCCCGGACGGCGGCCGGGTGACGGATGTCTCGGGCACGGACGCCACGAACGACGACCCGACCGTGGTGGCGCTGACCGGGCGGCCCGCCATCGCGCTGATCAAGCTGGCCGATGCCAGCCGCATCTCGACACCGGCCGCCGTCGGCGACCGGATCACCTACAGCTTCGCGGTGGTCAATACCGGCAGCGTGGCGCTGAACGACATTGCGCTGACCGATACGATGCCCGGGGTCGAGCTGACCGGCGGGCCGATCGCCGCGCTGGCGCCGGGTGCGGTCGATTCGACCAGTTTCACCGCGACCTATCGCCTGACCCAGGCCGATATCGACGCGGGCGAGGTTCGCAACAGCGCGACGGTGACGGGCTCCGCCGACGGCGGCGGACTTGCAAGCGACATTTCCGGCACCACGGCCGGGGATGACGATCCCACCGTCGTTCCCATCGCGCCCGCTGCCGGGGCGCGGCTGATCAAGTCGCTGGCCGGAATCGAGGATGCCAATGGCAACGGCATCCAGGATGTCGGGGATGTGGTCCGCTTTGGCTTCAAGATCGGCAATACCGGCAATGTCGCGCTGCATGTCGAGAGCATCGAGGATGCGACCGCGACCGTCTCGGGCGGGCCGTCGATCATCGCGCCGGGCATGAGCGACGGCGGCAGCTTCACCGCCAGCCATGTGCTGACCCAAGCCGATCTGGATCGCGGCCATGTGCAGAACACGGCGGTGGTGACCGGCACGGCGGTGCGCGGCGATGGCAGCCCCATTGCCGGCCCCGGCGGCGCGCCGCTGCGGATCAGCGCCGGCTCGGATGCCGGGACCGATCCCGAGGGGCGCGCGCTTCCCGACCCCGAAGCCACGGAGACGCGGGATGGCGCCGGTGCCGCCGACGGCGATCCGGGCAACGACCCGACCGTGGTGCGGCTGACCCGGACGGCGGCGGTCGCCTTGATCAAGCGCTATGCCGGCTTTGCCGACGCCAATGGAAACGGCGTCGCGGATGCGGGCGATACGCTGAACTTCGCCTTCGCCGTCGCCAACACCGGCAATGTCGCGCTGCGGATCGCCACCATCGACGACCCGGCGGCCGCGGTCTCGGGCGGGCCGGTGGTCCTGGCGCCGGGCGAAACCGACAGCGCGACCTTTGCCGCGACCTGGTTGCTGGGCGATCAGGACATGCGGCGCGGCCATGTCCAGAACGCCGCCCGGGTCACCGGTCATGCGGTGACGACGGAGGGCCTGCCGATCCGCGACGGCAAGGGCCTGCTCGGCGCCACAGACGTCTCGGACACCGGCACCGATCCCGAGGGCGCGGCGCTGGACGATCCGCAGGCGGTGGAAACCCCGGACGGCAAGGGCGGGACCGACGGCGACCCGACCAACGACCCCACCGTGGTCACGCTGGGCCGGCCCGAGGTCCTGCTGAAGATCACCATCGCCGAGACGCCGGATCTCAACGGCAACGGCATCTTCGATGCGGGCGACCAGATCGTCTATGCCTTCACCGTGACCAATACCGGCAATGTCCCGCTGGAGGAGGTCACCATCGACCCCGACAGCCCTAGCCTGGACATGCCCGGATTCTCCTGCCGGCCGATCCGGTTGCCGGTGGGCGGGACCGCGGTGCTGACCTGCGCCGGCAATCGCTACACGGTCACGGCCGCGGATGCCCGCCAGGGCCAGATCAACCTGGCCGCCACCGCGACGGGCCGTTCGGTCGCGGGCGTGCGGGCGGTGTCCGACGCCACCGTGGTCTCGCCGACGATGCGGGCCGGCGGGCTGACGCTGACCAACTCGGCGGATCGCGGCACGGCCGTCGTCGGCGATCTGGTCGGCTATGTGCTCGACCTTGCCAATGACGCCGCCGGTATCGGCACGACCATCGACCTGGTCGATACCCTGCCCGCCGGCTTCAGCTATCGTTCCGGCAGCGCAACGGTCGGCCGCACCAGGGTCGAGCCCGAGATCCGGGGCAACCGCCTGACCTGGCGCGGGCTGAACCTTGCTGCGGGGGAAAGCCTGCGGGTGCGAATCGAGGCTCTGGTCGGCGGCGGCGTCCGGCCGGGTTCTCATGCGAGCCGGGCGCAGGCGTTCAGCCCCGCGACCGGCCGGCCGGTCACACCCAAGGCGACGGCCACGATCCGGGTCGAGGTCGACGCGGTCCTTGCCTGTGCCACGGTGATCGGCCGGGTGTTCGACGATCTGGACCAGGACGGTTACCGGAACGCGCGCCCCGCCGCAGAGGGGGCGGAAAAGGGCCTGCCGGGCGTGCGGCTGGTGGCGCCGAACGGGCTGGCGGTGACGACGGACCGGCACGGCCGCTTCAGCCTGCCCTGCGCGGCGCTGCCGCGCGACATCGGCGCCAATTTCATGCTGAAGCTGGACGAACGCACGCTGCCGCAGGGTTATCGGCCGACCTCCGAAAATCCGCGCGTGGTGCGGCTGACGCCGGGGATGCTGACGAAGATGAACTTCGGAGCCAGCCTGTCCCGGGTCGCGCGCGTGGATCTGTCGGCGCGCGCCTTCAGCGGCGACGATCCGCGCCCCGAGTTGCAGGATGGGCTGCGCCGACTCGTCGCCGAAATCGCGGCCCGGCCCTCGGTCTTGCGGCTGCGCTATCGGCTGGACCCGGGCGAGAATCGCGACGACGCCAGGGCTCGGCTGCACCGGGTCGAGGCCGCGCTGCGCCGGCTGTGGCCCGCGAACGGACGATTTGCCCCGCATATCGAGACGGTGGTGGAAACGCGGCCGGTGGGGCGCTGA